The following coding sequences are from one Carassius auratus strain Wakin chromosome 15, ASM336829v1, whole genome shotgun sequence window:
- the LOC113114810 gene encoding A-kinase anchor protein 1, mitochondrial-like, with the protein MPLRFRSFVPYTLPGVLALIGWWWYISRKKERTTSQDSEEGSVMGLLTSSGEGSNGMVENSCSTASGVHRRTSRDKVKAKDHRPVEQEVVAEIHTPVLKATAGEALGAPPVVLASGQLSAPQSSTKSIPLQSHPETATPVSSSTPTKTVEESTYNKGPEAGIGNKPSSHLPSIKKQVENQPLTKQRPAELAKAERPEPEGEVATETSAPTCTQNIPTDLLKDELPSAISSTESEAVLLETCILKTPLTLTPFPNSTSTPLSEGSTEAWHHENGDLGLPAETSPDMQELQRLAAGLITEVISAATQEVMAVSSCESQSIKGSEVSDSSTPAVNGKEVESCIPPESKESAESQAVEIAEDIVNGCLQPSLWKMPENEKEGVSLTVPSGEQLESTPVLAKLQAEETLVEDSGCSTCQSEDGISSEDLHSTGLSSNVSESKEDLIQISGTCRASEGQGDGLQESLSLIAPQESPLTAENVATVCEAARLNGTGFRNGAASEVEADQSGGSDVNSMDSVDSCSTLGAGDSQPSGSQTCQSQSSELIVWEIEVPKHLVGRLIGKQGRYVSFLKQSSGAKIYISTLPYTQEFQICHIEGAQQQVDKALALIGKKFKDLDLTNLYAPPPPPLTLPSLPMTSWLLLPNGVTVEVIVVNIVSAGHLFVQQHTHPTYHALRSLDQQMFLCYSQPGTPPLPSPVEVGVICAAPAVDGAWWRAQVISFYKDSTEVEIRYVDYGGYDRVKIDTLRQIRSDFVTLPFQGTEVLLDNIAPLPGEDRFSAEANSALEEMTRGVPLLAQVTNYDNNTGLPLVHMWNMVGEELVLLNRTLAERGYGTWVDSF; encoded by the exons ATGCCACTGAGGTTCCGGTCCTTTGTTCCGTATACGCTTCCTGGAGTGCTGGCGCTCATAGGCTGGTGGTGGTACATCTCCCGCAAGAAAGAGCGAACCACCAGCCAAGACAGTGAAGAGGGGTCGGTTATGGGCTTGCTAACCTCCTCTGGTGAGGGCAGCAATGGGATGGTCGAAAATAGCTGCTCCACGGCCAGTGGTGTACACCGCAGAACCAGCCGAGACAAAGTCAAGGCCAAAGACCACAGACCTGTTGAGCAGGAAGTTGTAGCGGAGATACACACGCCGGTGCTAAAAGCCACTGCGGGGGAGGCTCTTGGTGCCCCTCCAGTTGTGTTGGCCAGTGGACAGCTAAGCGCTCCTCAGAGCAGTACAAAATCCATCCCCCTGCAAAGTCACCCAGAGACGGCAACTCCGGTGTCATCTTCAACCCCAACAAAAACAGTGGAAGAGAGCACTTATAACAAAGGACCAGAGGCCGGCATTGGCAACAAACCCTCAAGCCATTTACCTTCAATCAAGAAGCAGGTCGAAAACCAACCACTAACTAAGCAGCGTCCCGCAGAGCTAGCCAAAGCAGAGCGACCTGAACCTGAGGGAGAGGTGGCCACTGAAACCTCAGCACCAACTTGCACTCAGAATATCCCGACTGACCTTTTAAAAGATGAGCTTCCCTCTGCTATATCTTCAACAGAGAGCGAGGCGGTCTTGCTGGAGACCTGCATCCTGAAAACACCACTAACCCTGACCCCGTTCCCTAACTCCACCAGCACACCCCTTTCAGAAGGCTCCACAGAGGCTTGGCACCATGAAAACGGAGACCTGGGATTGCCGGCTGAGACCAGTCCAGACATGCAGGAGCTCCAGCGTCTCGCGGCAGGGCTGATCACTGAAGTCATCTCGGCAGCCACCCAGGAGGTCATGGCGGTCAGCAGCTGTGAGTCCCAGTCCATCAAGGGCTCTGAAGTGTCCGACAGCAGCACGCCGGCTGTAAATGGTAAGGAAGTGGAGTCGTGTATACCTCCAGAGAGTAAGGAAAGCGCAGAGTCACAGGCGGTGGAGATAGCAGAAGACATCGTCAACGGTTGTCTGCAGCCTTCACTCTGGAAGATGCCGGAGAATGAGAAGGAAGGAGTCTCGTTGACTGTGCCGTCTGGGGAGCAGTTGGAGTCCACGCCAGTTCTGGCCAAGCTGCAGGCAGAGGAAACTCTAGTGGAAGACTCGGGATGTAGCACGTGCCAGTCCGAGGATGGGATCAGCAGCGAGGATCTCCACAGCACAGGGTTGTCCTCGAACGTGTCTGAGAGTAAAGAGGACCTCATTCAAATTTCAGGGACTTGTAGGGCCTCTGAGGGTCAAGGAGATGGACTACAGGAGAGTCTTTCTCTAATTGCCCCTCAGGAGTCTCCGCTTACAGCAGAAAACGTGGCTACGGTTTGTGAGGCAGCGCGGCTGAATGGAACAGGCTTTAGGAATGGCGCCGCTAGTGAGGTAGAAGCTGACCAATCAGGAG GTTCAGATGTGAATAGCATGGATTCAGTGGACAGCTGTTCGACCTTGGGGGCGGGAGACAGCCAGCCGAGTGGCAGCCAGACCTGTCAATCACAGAGCTCTGAGCTGATTGTGTGGGAGATTGAGGTGCCAAAG CATCTAGTGGGACGGCTAATCGGCAAACAAGGGAGATACGTGAGCTTCCTGAAGCAGAGCTCTGGTGCTAAGATCTACATTTCAACCCTGCCTTACACTCAAGAGTTTCAGATCTGCCATATAGAGG gAGCCCAGCAGCAGGTCGATAAGGCGCTGGCCTTGATTGGGAAGAAGTTCAAAGACTTGGACCTGACAAACTTGTACGCCCCACCTCCCCCACCGCTAACGCTGCCCTCTCTGCCCATGACTTCCTGG CTTCTGTTGCCCAATGGGGTGACGGTCGAGGTGATCGTGGTGAATATTGTATCAGCCGGTCACCTGTTTGTCCAGCAGCACACTCACCCTACATATCATGCCCTGCGCAGTCTGGACCAGCAGATGTTCCTGTGCTATTCACAGCCAGGGACGCCCCCCTTGCCATCACCTGTTGAAG TTGGAGTGATTTGTGCAGCCCCAGCTGTAGATGGAGCCTGGTGGCGAGCGCAGGTCATCTCCTTCTACAAAGATTCAACCGAAGTGGAAATCCGATATGTTGATTATGGTGGCTATGATAGAGTCAAGATTGACACTCTTCGACAGATCAG GTCGGACTTTGTGACATTACCGTTCCAAGGAACAGAAGTGTTGTTAGATAACATTGCCCCACTTCCAG GAGAGGATCGGTTCTCAGCGGAGGCCAATTCTGCCCTGGAAGAGATGACTAGAGGGGTTCCACTGCTGGCACAA GTCACCAACTACGACAATAATACAGGACTTCCCTTAGTACACATGTGGAACATGGTGGGAGAGGAG CTGGTCCTGCTCAACCGCACTTTGGCAGAGCGAGGTTACGGCACTTGGGTGGACAGTTTCTGA